The region TGTTTCGGTTTGATCAACTATAGAGGCTGTGCAGCGCTCCCACATGCTTTACGCGGCGGAGCTCCTGGACCATGCATGCGCGTTAATGCAGTCACTCATGCCAAAAGAAACGACTAAGCCTAACAAAAATCGCTTTTAATGTATGATCGTCGACAGGCATGTCGAATCAGACCTGAACTTGAGCTGCTGAAAGCAGGTCATCCTTGTCCAGCTGAACTAGCACATGCATATACCAAAAACTACTGACACATTGAGCATACTCGGCAGCGTAGATACTACCATGATGGCACACTGACGATCAATGCCATCCAGGTATACCAGCCCCGCTCTTACCCTGGAAGCTTGGCTTGAAACGACCATAGCTTGAGGAGACTTTATGATTTATAGCCACGACGAGAGCTGTAAAACCTTCATGCCACTTCCACATGCTAAATCTATTCAGTTAGTCAATCATTGCCTCGTACTGGTAGGAGCTTCTGCTGATTCATACCCACAGGAAGACATAAGAAGAAGCGCTCCCTGACAACTGAAGACACTCACAATCAAGATAGACGAACCCCTTCTATCGCATCACTTGAGATAGACCAGTCTTCATCCCCTCCCTCTACCAAGTACGCATCTTCGAAGCAGTCTCTTTCAACAACAAAGGCACAACCAGCTCCCCCACAGCTTAGCTACTCTTCGCCCGAAACTCCTACACAGCACTCGCGGTTAGTTTTCGAAGCTACCAACAAGTCAAATACCTCTCTGCTACAGCCAGAGTCTTTGCCTGTCACATCATCTGCATCTGCGGATAACACCTCAGAGCCCACTACACCTGTTGCACAACAGCAGGATAGTCCGACTTTACCCTCTCTTCCGCAATTTACCGCTGAATCAGACCCATTTGTTACGTCCTTGGCTACGATCCAAACACCGCAAGCCTCGCGTACTAGCAACATGTCTCTCAGACTCCCCTCTTCTCACGGGCAGGCGAATGGCCAGAATGGTGCCAACGGACTCAACATGACTTTCTCACCGCCGTCATCACCTCAGACCCTTTTCCGCTCCAAAGGCCGTCTCCCGTCTTTTACTTCCTCCCGTGCGACCAGCGGCAATTTCAGCTCAATGCGATCCCCTACCAAGCGCATGACCGGTACCAACAACTACCAGAATTCGATTGTCCAAGACTCCGCTGCCTCTCTGAAGAAGAGAAGTTTGGCAGAGCTTGGCGTCGGCGCGTACCAGAACATTAGCGACGTCTCTTATGTTTCGTTCCTTGAATGGATCCGATCCGAGCGTCTGACCACCCTTCCCCACAAGGGCAGTCGCTGGGATAAAGTTCTCATCCGTGCACTCTACTTTGCAGAGCAGTTGCACAACTTCGAGCAAGCTATCCAGCCCTTTGCGCAGGATAGCAGCTATGCAGCCAGCGTTGGCTATGGCCACGCTCAATTACTTCTTGAGGTATGTAAATACTCCAATTGAAATAAAGTAACCCAAAATACTAACCCAAAGCAGCTCAGTCACCACAACTCGGCAGCTCTTGACAAGGCATTTTCCGTCTTTTACAAGTTTGCCATGTCGTTCCATTCAGTTTTGCACCGCTCGGAACTATTGGCAGCAAGCTCGGAAATTCGCGAGCAAATCTGCCTCTTGTACACTGACCTCATCGCCCTGGTGGTTGATGTTGCGGTCAAATTCTACAAGACAGTCAAGGGCATGACGCCTGGCTCCACGAGTCTCGACATCTTTGAACTTTTCGGCGAAACCATTGAGACGTTCCGTACGCGACAGAACACTGTGATTGAATTGATTTGGCAATCACAGATCGAGAACGAGGAGTTTGAGGATGGTGAAGCTATTGATGTCCAGCATTTGAGCCGATGGTTGGCGTCACAGGATCGTGTGATTGCCGCGATCACTCGTGACCATGAGACTTATGTGGACAACCAAGCGGTAAGATATAGTTCCACCATATATTGATTCATACGCTGACGCAGATAATACAGGAGTTCACTTGTCTGTGGTTCAACAAGCATATGACCAAGTTCTTCCAGAGCGAAAACCGCGTCTTCCTCGTCACTGGTCAGTCCGGTGCTGGAAAGACGACACTTGCTGGATCCATCGTCGAGCGCTTGCAGCGTCCCATGAACCGCAAGCAGTATGACACACTCTTTTGCTCGCTATCTCCTGACATTCCAACTGCTGCAACATCGTTGTCAGTCGTGAAGTCGCTGTTGTTCCAGTTGCTCAACCTTCGCGTTGGTAACATGGAGACATACTACGCCCTTTTCAGGGCCTATCACCAATGCCGAAGCTCGGAGGACCTCAAGAATTACGAAGAGTGCCTCTGGAAGGCATTGGCCGATGCGCTCGAGCACCCTGTTGCTGGAAGCAACGAACTGGTCATGGTTGTTGATGGTCTTGATGAGATCGCTGAGTCCCAGAGCGCTTCGATTCAGGCCAGCGGTGCCTTCAGCCCTGCTGATCTGCTCGCGAAGCTGGTCCAAGTCACCCAACAAGGCAATGGTGTTCGACTGATCACGTTGTCATCGTCTATGAAGATGCCCACTTCAGCCAAGGGCTCTCAACATCAGATTACACGAGAAGATGTTAGAGACGATCTCCACGCAGTGGCGCTACGTTCCTTGATCCACAACCATCACTTCCATGGCCAACGTCCTCTCGACCAGGAACAGCTACTCGACCGTATCATTCGAATGGCAAACGGCTCTTTCTTGCATCTCACATTGGCTTGTGATATGCTGAACGCGCAAAAATCCCCAGATGCCTTCAACAAGATGCTGGAGAACTTTGAGTCCACCAAAATCTCGGTTCAGGATCTCATTCTCAAGCTGTTCAACATGCTCAACCCAGCAAATGACGCAAAGACTTTGCTCTCCTGGGTCTTGGCTGCCGAGCGACCCCTCACTCTCGATGAAATTCACACCTTGTTTTCTGTGGATGTCCAGCGTGGCACCATTTCCGACAAGGGTGTGAACGCCAACGAGACCTTCAAGACCCTCGAGCCGCTGTTCACATTGCACCAGCGTATCGTTCGGTTCAAGCATCCCGTCATTCACTCGACTCTGCACGACTTTGCCGTCACTGGCAAGATCCCTGTTCCTCTGCAAGACAGCGAGACCGACATGCTCCTCAGGGTATTGACTTACACCAAGTTCGTCTTGAAGGATACCAAGGCTGAGCCAACATTCGACACCTCCGAGACGACCACTCCGGACAGGCTATTCAGGAAGCATCAATTCCTCGAGTACGCTGTGCGATACTGGGTGCTGCACCTACAGCAGTCTCCTTTGGCACCCAAGTCAACCGGAGAATTCAAGCCCACCGGCGATCTCCAGAAGGTGTTCCCCGAGACTACGATGTTCCCTATTTTGGAGTCGTACTGTTGGGGTACTCAGCTTCCCGTCCCCCAGGCGTTGGAGTTGCAGAAGCTTGGACTTACAATCCGCCAAACCATCTTCACACGCAAGCATCCTTCTGTGCTCCAGACCTACCTGTCGATCGCTACAAGCTACATGCTCGTATCCAACACCACGGAGGCAACTAAGTACCTCTACCTCTGCACCATTGTCGGCAAAGAGGTATTGTCGCCTATCCATCCCCTCACGTTGGAATGCGCCAATCAATTCCTGAAGATATCAGAGACTCAGACTTCCACCACGCGCACAGACATTATGACACACCGCGAGCAGGTGCTTACTGTGCTCATCACTGCGTATGAGACCCAGTATGGTAGCAACTCTGAGGTGGTCATTGAGACCCAGAAACTTCTCGCGCAACTCTACACGTCCATCAACGAACACGATCGCGCGAAGGAGATCTGGCATCTCATCCAGGATTCAACCGGTGACAACTGGGGTCATGCCTCATACCGTTCGAACCACGACATGCGCGATGAGATTCAAATCAAGACTGGCATGGGTAAAGGCGATCGCGAGATTGATAGCTATGATCAGTCGTGGTTCCACGATGGCGCACATGGTGGAGAGGAGAACGTCGATGTTCTTACCATTGCCTCGATCAACACTCAGCTCGATCGCATCCAGGAGCATCTCCACCGCAAGGAGTTCGCCACTGTAGAGAAGTTGTACGTCGAGCTCTGGATGGAGGTCTCATCCAAGTGCCGCAGTGTGCTTGCTGTGGAGTGGCATGAGAAGAACATTGCCATCGCCACTTCTTACGCCCAGTTTTTGAAGAACCAGAAGCGAACCAGCGAGTCTACTTCAATCCTCACATCGGTGTGGCAGCAGTATGAGTCCCATCAACTGTCGTTTGCTGAGACCATTGTCTCTCAACTCACCACTGTTGCAAAGGAGATGCGCAGCATGAAGGCTCATGTCCAAGCACTTGCAATCTTCAAGTTTGCAAGCTCCTATTACCAGAGCATCCACCGCGAGGAGTCCCATGCTTCGCTCGAGATTAGCAAGCAACTTTCGCAGACATCTACCGAGCTTGTCCAGGAAAGTCTGAACAGCTCCAGCTCTGTTACCGAGACCACGACTACAACGTCCGAATCTGTCTTCCAAGATGTGTTCTTTACGACCATTTCGTCCTCGGCCACGGTTGAGTCTAGCACCATCGCCCTTGCTAAGAAGCTGACTGCTCAATACATGGCAAAGAAGGACTACACAGCAGCCATCAACGTCATCCATGCTACTCTGCAGCGCACCTGGTCTTCCTTCCTCGCCAGCTCCATCCACGATGTCACCATGGCTACATCCTTCACGCAAGAGTCAATCGAGCTGGTCGAACAACTTGCACAATGCTACTTGCAAATGCGCAAGCTGGACCAGGTAGAGGATGTCTACAACCGGTTCTTCCGTGCCGTGCTTGTTACCGAGAAGGTTGATAAGGTTACTTTCGACAAGTCGAAGAACCTGCTTATCAACTTTTACGACAAGTATGGCTACGCGGACAAGGCTATCAGCATCTTCCAGGAGATTCTTGTGGTATACCGTTCCAGACTCGGCCACACCAACGAGCTCACCATCAGCACTCTCTACGAGCTAGCCCAGAGATGCCGCAGCCATCCCCGAAACCATGCATACTGGTTGGACTACTACCTGCAGATTATCACGGCCCTCAACAAGGACTCTGAGCTCTGCCACAAGGATGCTTTGGACGCCATGAATGTTGTCACTGTCACATACTGGGAAGACCGCCGCTATGCTGAAGCCGTTACCTTCTACAAGGTACTCTGGACTACCTTTGTTCGCCAAACCAAGCAGCACAAGGTCTTTACGGATGTCAAGTTCATCGAGGAGCTGTACGACCGCTACTACCAGTGCCTTGAGGAGACCAAGGCTAGCTGGTCTGACCTCCACAAGGTTACTAAGGAGTACCGTGAGACTGCCACTGCCACCTTTGGCGCCGAGTCGTCCATTGCAGTAAACGCAACGCTCGCACTGGCAAAGGTTTCGGAGAGCAGCGAGGCACATCTGTCCGAGGCTATCGCACTGTACCAGGCCGTCTCCCAATCAGGCAAGCAGGTGACAaccaccactaccaccacAGAGATCAACCAGGCACTCTCTTCTCTCTACCACAAGCAGATGCATTCTTCGTCTTCTAGCAACATGAAGGCCGAGATTGTACAGAGCGCCTTGGCCATGACGCAGTCGAACTTCCAGGACTCATACCAGAAGTATGGCTACTGCCACGAGTCCTCGCTCACTAGTTTGAGGGAGATGGCAAACTTGTACAAACGCCAGCAAAAGACTGACGTTGCTACCAAGCAAATATCCAAAGCGGCATCGGAGATTGTATCCAAGGAGAACTCGTCGCAGAAGTTGATCGAATCGGCTGCTTCTATCGCGTCGACCTTTACCGCTATTGAGCAGTCCAGCGCTGCCCATAGTTTGGCACAAGAAATGCACCGCCAGATTTGCGCCAAGGACACTCGCAACGCATCAAAGTGGTCTTTCGATCTTACAAAGTGCAACCGCACTTCGCTCGCCTTCCTTGCGTCTCTTCAGTACAACCTCCGCAAGGACCTGAGCATCAGCTTCTCGGAGATCTACGCCGAGCTCACCATGGAGTACATGTACTGGATGCAGTTCCACGAGACTTTGACCAAGAAGGAGGCCAGTCTCACCGAAGTGCTTCGTGCTGCTGCTCCTCTCCGTTTCCTCTTGCGCCGCAACGACCAGAAGGAGATGATGAGTGTGGTCGAGGAGCACTCGGTCCAAGCGGTTGGCAGCTTTGTCAAGCGTGAGGGTCAAGACCTCAAGGACTTCCACCAGAACTCGCCACGCATCTTCATCATTGGCATTCTGGATCGTCTGGGCAACGGCCGCAACAAGGACTTTGTCCGCTCCGTCATCCTCTCCAGCAACGAGAACATCTCTAGGCTCACAAAGGAGAAGAAGTTCCAGGAAGCGTACGATGTTGCCAATCTCAGCTTCATGTTCGCCAACAGGAACGACGTCTACAAGGGCGCACCAGCCATCAGCATGGGCTTCCAGCTTGCATCTCTCCTTGCCGGCCGCGACGGCGAGAAGTGTACCGACGCCGCTTTCCGCAAGAAGATGCTGGACCTCTCCAACCGCATTGTCAAGAAGGTCCTCGACATCGCCAAGGAGCTCAAGCTAAACTTTGCCCGCGTCCAACTGTACGAGCTGAGCCATCTCTCTGCTCTCCTCGGGGAGCAGCAAGACTACGAGACACTCGAATGGCTCCTCACCAAACTCTGGTCTACCCGCGACGCCCAACGCTCCTGGCCCGCCGAAGTCCTCCTCAACCTCGGCCGTCGCCTCATCTGCGCCCGCTACGCCGCCGGCCACCCGATCAAAGCCATCCGTCTGGCCGAAGACATTGCCTACAACATGCGTCGTGCCCACGGGCCCCGCGCCCCCGTCACGATCGAGACGTACGAGCTGCTCGCCCAGCTGTACACGTCGACGGGCCAGACCTACCAGGCACAAGCGGCCAAGGGCGAGAAGACCGCAGGCATGGCAACCGACTACTTCAAGAAAGCCATCCTTGTCCACGAAGACATTCTCCGCGTACTTGTCAGCAACCAAGATCACGCATCGCCC is a window of Pyrenophora tritici-repentis strain M4 chromosome 2, whole genome shotgun sequence DNA encoding:
- a CDS encoding Tymo-45kd-70kd multi-domain protein, which translates into the protein MLNLFRRHKKKRSLTTEDTHNQDRRTPSIASLEIDQSSSPPSTKYASSKQSLSTTKAQPAPPQLSYSSPETPTQHSRLVFEATNKSNTSLLQPESLPVTSSASADNTSEPTTPVAQQQDSPTLPSLPQFTAESDPFVTSLATIQTPQASRTSNMSLRLPSSHGQANGQNGANGLNMTFSPPSSPQTLFRSKGRLPSFTSSRATSGNFSSMRSPTKRMTGTNNYQNSIVQDSAASLKKRSLAELGVGAYQNISDVSYVSFLEWIRSERLTTLPHKGSRWDKVLIRALYFAEQLHNFEQAIQPFAQDSSYAASVGYGHAQLLLELSHHNSAALDKAFSVFYKFAMSFHSVLHRSELLAASSEIREQICLLYTDLIALVVDVAVKFYKTVKGMTPGSTSLDIFELFGETIETFRTRQNTVIELIWQSQIENEEFEDGEAIDVQHLSRWLASQDRVIAAITRDHETYVDNQAVRYSSTIY